One Oenanthe melanoleuca isolate GR-GAL-2019-014 chromosome 3, OMel1.0, whole genome shotgun sequence DNA segment encodes these proteins:
- the SOCS5 gene encoding suppressor of cytokine signaling 5, which yields MDKVGKMWNNFKYRCQNLFSHEGGSQNESIVVNSSNCSSGKEKAIQITDLTQQQPSSPLRENLGLQLGLSPSKNSARRNQNCVTEIPQIVEISIEKENDSCVTTGARLARRDSYSRHAPWGGKKKHSCSTKTQSSLDTEKRFGRTRSGLQRRERRYGVSSVHDMDAVSSRTVGSRSLRQRLQDTVGLCFPMRTYSKQSKPLFSNKRKIHLSELMLEKCPFPAGSDLAQKWHLIKQHTAPVSPHSTFFDTFDPSLVSTEDEEDRLRERRRLSIEEGVDPPPNAQIHTFEATAQVNPLYKLGPKLAPGMTELTGDKTVTPPGNCDSEEDTTTLCLQSRRQKQRQVSGESHGHISRQGAWKVHTQIDYIHCLVPDLLQITGNPCYWGVMDRYEAEALLEGKPEGTFLLRDSAQEDYLFSVSFRRYNRSLHARIEQWNHNFSFDAHDPCVFHSSTVTGLLEHYKDPSSCMFFEPLLTVSLNRTFPFSLQYICRAVICRCTTYDGIDDLPLPSMLQDFLKEYHYKQKVRVRWLEREPIKTK from the coding sequence ATGGATAAAGTGGGAAAGATGTGGAACAATTTCAAATACAGGTGCCAGAATCTCTTTAGTCATGAGGGTGGAAGCCAAAATGAGAGTATAGTTGTGAACTCCAGTAATTGCTCATCTGGTAAAGAGAAAGCCATCCAGATAACTGACTTGACTCAACAACAACCCAGCAGCCCTTTGAGAGAAAACCTTGGTCTGCAATTAGGCTTAAGTCCTTCAAAGAATTCAGCAAGGCGAAACCAAAACTGTGTCACAGAAATTCCTCAGATTGTGGAAATAAGCATTGAGAAAGAGAATGACTCGTGTGTCACCACGGGAGCCAGGCTTGCTCGAAGGGATTCATATTCTCGGCATGCTCCTTGGGGTGGGAAGAAGAAGCATTCCTGCTCTACCAAAACACAGAGCTCCTTGGATACTGAAAAAAGATTTGGTAGAACACGCAGTGGTttgcagaggagggagagaaggtACGGGGTGAGCTCAGTCCATGACATGGACGCGGTGTCCAGCAGGACAGTGGGCAGCCGTTCCCTGCGCCAGCGTCTCCAGGATACTGTCGGGCTGTGTTTTCCCATGAGAACTTACAGCAAACAGTCCAAACCTCTGTTTTCTAACAAAAGAAAGATCCACCTCTCTGAACTAATGCTTGAGAAATGTCCTTTTCCTGCAGGCTCTGATCTGGCCCAGAAATGGCATCTGATTAAACAACACACAGCGCCTGTGAGCCCTCATTCAACTTTCTTTGACACATTTGATCCATCCTTGGTTTCCACAGAAGATGAAGAAGACAGGCTCAGAGAGAGACGTAGACTTAGTATTGAAGAAGGGGTTGATCCCCCTCCCAATGCCCAAATACACACTTTTGAAGCTACAGCACAGGTAAATCCATTGTATAAACTGGGACCAAAGTTAGCCCCCGGTATGACTGAGCTGACCGGGGACAAAACCGTAACACCTCCAGGGAACTGTGACTCCGAAGAGGACACCACAACGCTTTGCCTGCAGTCGCGCCGGCAGAAGCAGCGTCAGGTGTCAGGAGAGAGCCACGGCCATATCAGCAGGCAGGGGGCTTGGAAAGTGCATACTCAGATCGATTACATCCACTGCCTCGTGCCGGACTTGCTCCAGATCACGGGTAACCCGTGCTACTGGGGCGTCATGGACCGCTACGAAGCAGAAGCGCTTCTGGAGGGCAAGCCCGAAGGCACTTTTTTGCTCAGGGATTCTGCGCAGGAGGACTACCTCTTCTCGGTGAGCTTCCGCCGCTACAACCGCTCGCTGCACGCACGCATTGAGCAGTGGAACCACAACTTCAGCTTCGATGCCCATGACCCCTGCGTGTTCCACTCCTCCACCGTCACGGGGCTCCTGGAGCACTACAAAGACCCCAGCTCTTGCATGTTCTTTGAACCATTGCTTACTGTATCTCTGAACAGGACCTTCCCCTTTAGTCTGCAGTATATCTGCCGGGCAGTAATCTGCAGGTGCACTACGTACGATGGAATTGATGACCTTCCTCTACCCTCAATGTTGCAAGACTTTCTAAAGGAGTATCACTATAAACAAAAAGTCAGGGTGCGATGGCTGGAGCGGGAACCtataaaaacaaagtaa